Below is a window of Mucilaginibacter sp. PAMC 26640 DNA.
TTGCAGTCGCTCGGGATAGTTGTGCAAACAGGGGTAGCAACTACAGGCGTTGTAGGCGTACTTAAAGGCGGCAAACCAGGCCCGGTTGTAGCCCTTCGCGCCGACATGGACGCTTTGCCGGTTATCGAGCGGGTGCCCTTACCCTTTGCATCAAAAGTAAAAACCCAATACGGTGGGCAAGAAGTTGGGGTAATGCATGCCTGCGGGCACGATTCGCACATGGCTATACTGATGGCTGTGGCAGAGGTGTTATCATCCATGAAAAACGACCTGCACGGTACCGTTAAATTCATATTTCAACCGGCCGAGGAAGGTGCCCCGCTTGGTGAAAAAGGCGGCGCGGAAGAAATGGTCAAACAAGGCGTATTAGAAAACCCAAAGGTTGACGTGATCTTTGGCCTGCATATCAATTCACAAACCGAAGTGGGTAAAATTGTTTACCGCCCCGGAGGCACCATGGCAGGCGTAAGCGATATGCAGATCACGGTGAAGGGCCGCTCGGCCCATGGCGCTTACCCATGGAGCAGTGTTGATCCGGTTGTGGTATCGGCACAAATCATCAGCAGTTTACAAAGTATAGTTAGCCGGAATGTAAACGTTACGGAAAACCCTGCCGTAGTTACGGTTGGGCTGATACAGGGCGGCACGCGTTTTAACATCATACCTGAAAGCGTGAAAATGCAAGGCACCTTACGCTATTTTACGGAAGCCGACCAGAAACTGGTTACCGATAATGTGCGCCGCATCGCTATTAAAACAGCAGAAGCTTATGGCGCAACAGCCGAGGTAATGATCCCTTTCAGTAACCAGTACCCGGTTACCTATAACGACCCGGCCCTTACCGCTAAAATGCTACCAACGCTGGAAGCCACTGCCGGAAAAGAAAATGTATTGTTAAAACCACCTGTTACCGGCGCAGAAGACTTTAGCTTTTTTGAGCAGAAGGTACCCGGCATATTTTTCTTTTTAGGCGGGATGCCAAAAGGCGGGAACGCACTAACCGCACCATCGCACCACACGCCCGATTTTTACCTGGATGAAAGCGGCTTTGCATTGGGTGTAAAAGCGTTATGTAATTTGACACTGGATTATATGAATGGGGCGAAAGGGAAGTAAGTCTTGAATGAAAAATGGATTTTACGTATCATATTACCGGGATAGCTTTTTTTACAATTGGCTTATTCATGTTTTCGACATTAGAAAGAGTAGACCTGCGTCTGTGGAAACAAATTGGAATGGCCAGTTATTACCGCAATATATCCAATTTTGGATGTGGACAATTATATCT
It encodes the following:
- a CDS encoding N-acyl-L-amino acid amidohydrolase, with protein sequence MKRLLLFAFTIASLAASGQTKAVISKKADALQDKIVNWRRDFHEHPELGNREIRTSGIIAKHLQSLGIVVQTGVATTGVVGVLKGGKPGPVVALRADMDALPVIERVPLPFASKVKTQYGGQEVGVMHACGHDSHMAILMAVAEVLSSMKNDLHGTVKFIFQPAEEGAPLGEKGGAEEMVKQGVLENPKVDVIFGLHINSQTEVGKIVYRPGGTMAGVSDMQITVKGRSAHGAYPWSSVDPVVVSAQIISSLQSIVSRNVNVTENPAVVTVGLIQGGTRFNIIPESVKMQGTLRYFTEADQKLVTDNVRRIAIKTAEAYGATAEVMIPFSNQYPVTYNDPALTAKMLPTLEATAGKENVLLKPPVTGAEDFSFFEQKVPGIFFFLGGMPKGGNALTAPSHHTPDFYLDESGFALGVKALCNLTLDYMNGAKGK